The following DNA comes from Rhodopseudomonas boonkerdii.
CGCTGAGGTCGGCATTGAACGGCGTGGTCGCGGCGCAGAACACGCCGGTGGGGAAGGTGGCTGTCATGGGCGTCTCTCTCGTATGCATGTTGCAGGCTGTTGTTTCATGCGGCTAGCAGAAGGGCGTCACATCTCATGGTTCGAGACGCGGCCAAGGGGCCGCTCCTCACCATGAGGGCCTTGTTTTATGGCCCTAAAGTCAGCCCTCATCCTGAGGAGCCGCGAAGCGGCGTCTCGAAGGATGGCGGCAGGCTCTGAGCCAGACCAGCTCGTGGTTCCAGACGTGCGCAAAGGCACGCTCCTCACCATGAGGGGCAGAGATCTCACGGCATGATCTGGCCGCCATTCACCTCGATCACTTGACCGGTGATGTAGCCGCTCATGGTTTCGTCGGCGAGGAATTGATAGGCGCCGACACAATCCTCCGGCGTGCCGATGCGGCCGAGCGGAATGCCCTGGCGCGCGCCTTCGAGCTGCTCTTCGGTGGAATAGCGCTGGTGAAACGGCGTCATGATCACGCCCGGTGCCACCGCATTGGCGCGCACGTTGAACGGCGCCAGTTCCTTCGCCAGCACGCGGGTGATGGTGCTCACAAAGCCCTTCGCCGAGCCGTACAGGCCGGCGCCGCCACTGCCGCCATTGCGCGCCGCGACCGAAGTGGTGTTGATGATCGAGCCCGAGCGCTGCGCCTCCATGATCTTGGCGGCCTTGCGACAGGCGAAGAACACCGAGCCGATATTGAGATCGACCACGTCGTCATACTGTTCGTCGGTGGCATTGGCGATCGAGGTGCGGCCGAACATGGCGCCGGCATTGTTGATCAGCACGTCGATACGGCCCAGCTTGGCGTGGGCTTCCTCGATCACCCGCGCAGCTTCCGCACGCTCGGAGACATCGCCGCGCAGCAGCTCAGCCTTGCCGCCGGCAGCCTGGATGCTGGTGACCACGTCCTGCGCGCCTTCGGGATTGCCATTGTAGTGTACGATCAGGTTGGCGCCGAGCGCGCCGAATTTCTTGGCCACGGCAGCGCCGATGCCGGAGCTTGCGCCGATGATAACGATGGCCTTGCCGTTCAGTCCGTTGGTCACGCAGGAGTCCTTTCGCATGCTGCGAGCGTTCGACCACGAATTCTGCAACCTGACAAGTTGTCAGATTTTGTGCGCTGCAATACGACTTATGACCTAATCCAGCAATTTTACTGTTGTAAATCATATAGATGATCGTTCTGTCACGACTTCTGTGTATTCTTGACATGTTGACAAGTTGAATGCGCCCTCGCATGGTCCCCGCAACCTGGCGAGGAAATGTTTCCGAGAGAGCCGATCGGACCGATCGGGGTTCGAATGAAACATCCATGCCGCCCTAATGAGACGCGGTCCGACTTGATCATGAAGCCGATCGATTCCAGCGAACACCCCGATGCTCCGCGTCCGCGTCATGCCGGCGCGTCACTCGTCGACAAGGTCTATGGCGAACTCGCCCAGCGCATCGCCAACGGCGACTACGCCACCGACCAGAAGCTACCCGGCGAGCATGAACTCGCTGCCGTCTTCGACGTTTCGCGTCCGGTGCTCCGCGAAGCGCTCGGCCGCTTGCGCGAGGATGGGCTGATCTATTCTCGCCAGGGCTCCGGCAGTTTCGTGCAGGCGCATGCCAAGGTGCCGCCGCTCGGATTTGCGCGTGTGGAGACCATCGCCGACATTCAGCGCTGCTTCGAATTTCGCATCAGCATGGAAAGCGATGCCGCGCATTTCGCCGCGCTCCGCCGCAGCGACGACAACCTCGTTCAGATCGAAGCCGCGCTCGGCCTGCTGCGCGAGGCAACGAAGAACCGCAAGCATCGTGAGGACGCCGACTACGCGTTCCATCTCGCCATCTCCGAAGCGACCAACAACCATTATTTCGCGACATCGCTGAATGCGCTGAAAGACCATGTCGCCGTCGGCATGAAGTTGCACGGCCAGTCGCTGATGGGACCGCAGCCCGGCCTCGAGGCGGTGTTCGAAGAGCACAGCCGCATTTTTGAAGCGATCCGTGACCGCGACGCCGAGGCTGCGCGCACGGCCATGCGTCTGCACCTCGAGACCTCGCGCGACCGCCTGTTCGAAGGCCGTCTGCTCGATCTCTCATTCCGGTAGATGAGGAGGGCCTCTTGACCGATCACACAACATTCCTCGCAACGCTCATGGGCATTGTCGGCGAGCGCTACATCATCGGCCCCGGCGGGGATTTCGAGCCTTATGTGGTGGACTGGCGCGGTCGCTATCACGGCAAGGCGCTCGCCGTGGTGAAGCCCGGTTCGACGCAGGAAGTTTCCGATGTCGTGAAGGCCTGCGCGGCAGCCGATGTCGCTATTGTCCCGCAAGGCGGCAATACCGGCATGTGCGGCGCTGCAACGCCGCTCGGCGACCGCACCATGATCGTGCTGCGCCTCGATCGCCTCAACAAGATCCGCAGCATCAGCCGGCTGGGCGACTCCATCGCCGTCGATGCCGGCTGCATCCTCGCCGATATCCAGAAGGCTGCCGACGACATCGACCGTCTGTTCCCGCTCAGCCTTGGCGCCGAGGGCTCCTGTCAGATCGGCGGCAATCTCTCCACCAATGCCGGCGGCACCGCTGTGCTGCGCTACGGCACCACGCGCGAACTCTGCCTCGGCCTCGAAGTGGTGATGCCCGATGGCGAAATCCTCGACGGCATGACGGCGCTACGTAAGGATTCCACGAGCTTCGACACCAAGCAGCTCTTCATCGGCGCCGAAGGCACGCTTGGCATCATCACGGGTGCGGTGCTGAAACTGTTCCCGAAGCCGCGGGCGAGGGCAGTGGCCTTCGTCAAGCTGAACAGTATCGATGCGGTGCTCGATCTGCTAGCACAGGCGCGCACCGATCTCGGTGACCGCCTTGGCGCCTTCGAGGTGATGTCGCGCGGCCAGATCGAAGTCATCGCCGAGAACCTGCCGCTGGTGACCATCCCGTTCGCACTGGATACGCCCTGGTATGTGCTGATCGAGCTGGTCGATACGCTGCTCACAGTCGATCTTAATGAAGCCATGGAGGCGATGCTCGGCAATGCCTATGAGCGCGAACTGATCGCCGATGCGCTGGTAGCTTCCAGCGAGACTCAGGCCGTGACCTTCTGGAAAATCCGCCACAGCGTCTCGGAGGGGAGCAAGGCCGCCGGCTATGTCATCTCGCACGACAGCGCCGTACCGCTTTCACAGCAAGCCACCTTCGTGAAGCAGGTCGAAAAACGGATCGCTGAATATCGTCCCGACGCGCGCATCGTGATGCATGGCCATATCGGCGACGGCAACATTCACGTCCTCGCGATCATTCCGGGCTTGAAGCAGGATCAGAAGGACCTGATCGCCGATACCGTGCTCGGCATCAACACCATCGTCGATGAAGAGACGGCCGCACTCGGCGGCAGCATCAGCGCCGAACACGGCATCGGCATCGCGAATCGCGAGCGTCTCGGTCGCGTCGCCAATCCCGTCGAACTCAAACTGCTCCGCAACGTCAAGACGATGCTCGATCCCAAGGCCATCATGAATCCCGGAAAGGTGCTGCCGGCGGAGTAGGGCCGAGCAGCTTCGACCGCTGAATAAAGATCAATACGAGAAGAGGAATCCCATGAAGATCAGATCCATGCTGATGGCGGCCTGCGTCGCGCTTGGCGCCGTCGGCCCGGTTCATGCACAGGACGCGAAGTATCCGAGCAAGCCGATCACCATCGTCGTACCGTTCGCGGCGGGCGGCACCGTGGATATCATCGCTCGCATGGTCGGCGAACATCTGCAGAAGAAGCTCGGCGCCACTGTCGTGGTGGAAAACATGGGCGGCGCCGGCGGCAATATCGGTGTCAACCGTGTCGCCAAGGCAGCACCGGATGGCTACACGATCGGTCTTGCCAGCACCTCGCCGCTGGCGATTGCGCCGTCGCTCTATGGCAGCAAACTCCAGTTCCAACCGGAGAAGGATCTCGTCGCCTTCACGCAGGTCAGCATCGTACCGAACGTGCTGGTCGTGAACCCGGACCGTATCAAGGCCCGCACCGTTCCGGAGCTGATCGCATACATCAAGGCCAACGATGGCAAGGTCACGTTCGGCTCTGCCGGTCCCGGCACCTCGCAACACCTCGCGGGCGAACTGTTCCAGCAGATGACGGGCACCAAGATGGTCCACGTGCCTTATAAAGGGTCTAGCCAGATGGTCACCGACCTGATTTCGGGCCAGATTGATATTGCTTTCGACAATGTGCCGCTGCTGCTGCCGCATGTCGCCGGCGGCAAACTCGCTCTGCTCGCCACTGCAACGCCGAAGCGCGCCGAATTCGATCCGAACGTGCCGGCTGTCGCCGAATTCCTGCCGGGCTTCGAGGCCGTCGCCTGGCATGGCTTCATCGCACCTATCGCGACGCCGAAGCCGATCGTCGACAAGCTGTCGAGCGAAGTGCGTGAATTCATGACATTGCCGGAGACCAAGAAGAAGATGGCCGAACTCGGCGCCACCGCCGTGGCGATCCCGCAGGACGAATTCACGAAGTACATCGCCAGCGAGACTGCGCGCTGGAAGACCGTGATGGAAAAAGCCAACGTCACGATGAACTAAAACTCTCTGCCCCTCATCCCGAGGAGCGCGAAGCGCGTCTCGAAGGATGAGCGCAGGCTCCCACTCCGGCCATTTCATGGTTCGAGACGGCGCTATGCGCCTCCTCACCATGAGGGAGGAGTAGCGGGCCACTAGCACGATGCATCACGCTTCTCCGCGTGGTGCATCAACCTAAATCGAGCACCCGAAAACGGGGCCGATCAAAACCCACTGGAGGAACGACCCATGAGACTGCCTTCAATCCTGACGGCTGCCTGCCTCACGCTTGGCGTGCTGACGCCCGCATCCGCTCAGGATGTGAATTATCCCAACCGTGCCATCACCACCATCGTGCCGTTCTCGGCCGGCGGCACCGCCGACATCCTTGGACGCATGGTGGCAGAACATCTGCAGAAGAAGATGGGCGCGACCATCGTGGTCGAGAATGTCGGCGGTGCCGGCAGCATCATCGGCGTCACCCGTGTCGCTAAGGCGCAGCCCGACGGCTACACGATCGGCGTAGCCAGCACCTCGGCGATGTCGATCAATCCGACCATTTATGGCGCCAAGCTGAGCTACAATCCTGAAAAGGATCTGGTGCCGATCGCCCAGGTCAGCATGGTTCCCAATGTGCTGGTGGTGAACCCGAACAAGATCGCTGCGCGCACCGTGCCTGATCTGATTGCGTATCTCAAAGCCAATCCCGGCAAGGTGACATTCGGTTCGGCCGGGCCGGGGACATCGCAGCACCTCGCCGGCGAGCTGTTCCAGCAGATGACCGGCACCAAGATGGTTCATGTGCCATACAAGGGCTCGAGCCAGATGATGCCGGATCTGCTCAGCGGCCAGATCGATTTGTCGTTCGACAATGTGCCGCTGCTGTTGCCACATGTCACCGGCGGCAAACTCGCGATGCTCGCGACGGCAACGCCGAAGCGCGCCGAGTTCGACCCGAACCTGCCGGCCGTCGCCGAATTCCTGCCAGGCTTCGAGGCGGTCGCGTGGCATGGCTTCATCGCGCCGACGGGAACGCCGAAAGCCGTGACCGACAAGCTGTCGGCTGAGATCCGCGCTTTCATGCGGCAGCCCGAGACCAAAAGGAAGATCTCCGAACTCGGTGCTGTTGCAATGGATGTCGATGGTCCGGACTTCGGCAAATACATCGCCAGCGAGACCCAACGCTGGAAAGGCGTGATCGAGAAGGCGAATATCACGATGAACTGAGGCAGGAGCGGCAAGGCGGGGCCGTTCAAGGACGCGTCTCGCCTTGCCTCCGTATTGCCGCAAGAAACACGGCACTTGTCGCGAAATGCACGACCTCGCGCTCTCGACGTATTTTTACAAGCCGTTGAAATATCTCGGTGTTAGTCTCAGCCTGTCTTGAGACAAAGCAGAGGCGAACTTGCGACGTTCTTGCGAATGGCTGGCCGTCATAACAATGGCTGTAAAGCTTATCTGCCCGGCGACAGCGGCCAGCAACCTTCTCTCTGAAGCGCCCGATCTGACCGGCTTTTCGCAAGCCGGCCTCGATCGCGTGACCGAAATGCTCGACCGCGAAGTCGGGCAAGGCCATCTCGCCGGCGCCATCATGCTGATCCAGCGCCACGGCAAGCCCGTCTACTATCAGGGTTTTGGCGTCCGCAATCCCGAGACCATGGCGCCGATGACTCGGGACACGATCTTCCGCCTGTATTCCATGACCAAGCCGATCACGTCAGCGGCTGCAATGGTGCTGGTGGAGCAGGGCAAACTGAAACTCGATGATCCCATCTCGAAATACATTCCAGCTTTTGGCAGTGCACAGGTCGCGACGGAAAAGACAGATGCGAGCGGCAGAAAATATCTCGATTTTGCGCCGGCCCTGAGGCCTATCACCGTGCTCGATCTGATGCGACAGTCGTCCGGCATCAGTTCGGCCTTTACCGATCTTGGCCTCATCACGCAGCTTTATTTGAAGGCCGGATTGTTCGACGGCGATTTCGACAATCGCGACTTTGCCGATCGCCTCGCAAAATTGCCGCTCGCTTATCAGCCGGCAACGGTCTGGGATTACGGTCATTCCACCGACGTCCTCGGCAGCGTCATCGAGGTCGCATCCGGCATGTCGCTCTACGACTTCGAGAAGCAGTTTCTGTTCGATCCAATCGGCATGGTCGATACCAGCTACACCATTTCCGATCCTTCAAAAGCTGCGCGCATCGCGCAACCGCTGCCCACCGATCGGATCATCGGCAACGAGACGATTAGCGATCCGACCATCAAGCGCAAATGGGAATCCGGAGGAGGCGGCCTCAATGGGACCACGGACGATTACGCGCGCTTCCTGCAAATGCTGCTCAATGGCGGCGAAATCGACGGCAAGCGCATTCTCAGGCCCGAAACCGTCGCCCTTATGCGCAAGAACGAAGTCGCCCCGGCGACCGAGGTGAAGCCATGGGCCTATTACTATCCCGGCGCCGGCTTCGGCTACGGCCTCGGTTTTGGCGTCCGCACAGGCCCCGGCGAAGACGGCGTGCCGGGCTTCCTCGGCGAGATGGCCTGGGGCGGCGCGGCCGGGACTTACTTCTGGACCTATCCGGACCATGACATGGTGATGATCCTGATGGTGCAGACCCCGACCCAGCGCGGCCGCATCCAGCCAATCCTGAAGACGCTGGTCTATGAAGCGATCGCCAAATAGGCGGAGCCTCGAAACCTAGTCGCCGGTCGTCAGTTCAAAGCCCGCGTCGATACCCACGATTCGCATAAGGTATATTATGGAATATATTATCTGATAGCGATATGAGTGGCTTAGCCGCAAGAGCTCTCGGACTTTGCGCCATTGACCGCATCGCTACGGATATTTAGGCAACAATCCATGCGCTGCAAAGCCGCCGTCTACGTTCAGCACATGGCCCGTCACGAAGCTCGATTTGCTCCCGTCCAGCAGGAACAGCGCTGCGCCGGCGATCTCGTCCGGTTCGGCATAGCGCCGCTGCGGCACGACCTGCATCCAGCCTTCGCGCGTCGTCGCCGTGTGCATCTCCTGGACCATCGGCGTCTCGAACGGTCCTGGCGCGATGGCGTTGACACGGATGTTCAGCGGCGCCAGTTCGCAGGCCATGACCTGGGTCAGCGTGATCACGCCGCCCTTGGACGCGCCATAGGCTGATCGCTCGATATTGCCGCGGATGCCGGACACAGACGCAACATTGACGATGGCGCCGCCGCCATGGGCCTTCATCATCCGGGCAGCTTCCTTGGCCACGGCAAAAGTGCCGACCAGATTGATATCCAGGATTTCGCGGAACAGTTTGACGGAAGTCTCGAAGAACGGCACTTGGCGGCCGATTCCAGCTGAATTCACGAGGCCGCGAACCGGGCCGAAACCGGCTTCGCAATCTTTCAACCCCGCAATAACGGCATCCTCATTGGCGACGTCCATCACGACGGTGCGCGTTACGCCGGGTTTGACGGAATCGACGTGAGCCTTGGCGGCGTCCAGAGCAGGCTGGGTGAGGTCGGCGAGGAGGACCTTCCACCCCTCACCTACGGCCGCCTTCGCGATCGCCAGCCCGATTCCCGATGCGCCGCCGGTGATGATGGCGACGCCCTGATCCTTGTTCATGCTTTTCTTCCTCCCGTTTCCTGCAGCATCGCTGCGGCCGCGCAGCGGCATTCTTGCGGCCATGGGTTTTCACGAAAGACCGGGCAAAGTCGAGAGCGTCTGGCTGCTGTCCGCCTTTGGTCTGACGCGGAAATGGCTTGACCGGACTGCTGCGACATGATGACCAAATGACAAGGGGCTTCGCCCTCACAAAACCAAACGACGACGCGGCAGGGAGAAACAAAATGACAATTTCACGCCGGACACTGTTGAAGGCATCGGCTGCAGCGACCGCATTCGGCGGCATCGGTATGCCTTGGGTCGCCCGCGCCCAGCAGGCCGAATATGTCTACAAATACGCAAACAATCTGCCCGACACGCATCCCATGAACATCCGCGCCCGCGAGATGTCGGCGGCGATCAAGACCGAGACCAACGGCAAGGTCGATCTGCAGGTGTTTCCGAACAACCAGCTCGGCTCGGATACGGACATGCTGAGCCAGATCCGCTCGGGCGGCGTCGAGTTCTTCACGCTATCGGGCCTGATACTGGCGACCCTGGTGCCAGCCGCATCGATCAACGGGATCGGCTTTGCGTTCCCGAATTACGACACCGTCTGGAAGGCCATGGACGGCGATCTCGGGGCCTACATCCGGAAGGAAATCACCAAGGCCAATCTCGTGGTCATGGACAAGATCTGGGACAACGGCTTCCGCGAGATCACGTCCTCGACCAGGCCGATCAAGACGCCGGACGACCTCAAGGGCTTCAAGATCCGCGTGCCGGTATCGCCGCTGTGGACCTCGATGTTCAAGGCGTTCGATTCAGCGCCGGCCTCGATCAACATCAGCGAAGTCTATTCGGCCATGCAGACCAAGGTCGTCGAAGGCCAGGAGAATCCGCTGGCGATCATCTCGACCGCCAAATTCTACGAGGTCCAGAAATACTGCTCGCTGACCAACCATATGTGGGACGGCTACTGGTTCCTGGCCAATCGCCGCGCCTGGGAGAAGCTGCCGGCCGATCTACGCGACATCGTGGCGAAGAACATCAATGCCGCCGGCATGAAGGAACGCGAGGACGTCGCCAAGCTCAACGCCAATCTGCGCGGCGAGCTCGAAGCCAAGGGCCTCGCCTTCAATGAACTCGAACCCGGCCCGTTCCGCGACAAGCTGAAATCGGCCGGCTTCTACAAGGAGTGGCAGGGCAAATATGGTGACGAAGCCTGGGCCATTCTGGAAAAATCCGTCGGCAAGCTCGGCTGATCGGATAGGCCATGACAGCGCATGACATCTCCGCTCTGGAAAGCGGTGCCGTCGCGGCGGAGAGGGCGCCCCTCTCCCGCCGCGACGCCATCCTGACCGCCATCGATCGCTTTCTCGGCCATCTCGTCGAGATTCCAGCGGCACTGCTGGTGGTGGCGGAGGTGATCATCCTGTTTGTCGGGGTGGTTGCACGTTATGGCTTCCACCGGCCGCTGGTGTGGTCGGACGAACTCTCGTCGATCCTGTTCCTGTGGCTCGCCATGCTCGGCTCCGCCGTTGCGTTCCGGCGCGGCGAGCATATGCGGATGACGGCGCTGGTGGCGTCCGCCGGCCCGCGACTCTGGGCCTTCCTCGACGTGGTGGCGACCTGCTCCGCGCTGGCGTTCCTCGTGATGATCGTCGCGCCGTCCTACGAATACGCCTATGAGGAAAGCTACATCACGACCCCGGCGCTGCAGATCGCCAACAGTTTTCGCGCCGCGGCGCTGCCGGTCGGCATTTCACTGATGATCATCTTTGCAGTGCTGCGCCTGCTCCGCTACGGTCAGGTCCGCACCGTGCTCACCGCGCTCGGTACAGTCGTCGCGATCATGGGCGTGTTCTGGTTCGCCGAACCGTTTCTGCGCACGCTCGGTAATCTCAACCTGATCATCTTCTTTGTCGGCGTGGTCGCGCTCTGCGTCTTCGCCGGCGTGCCGATCGCCTTTGGATTCGGCCTCGCGATCTTCGGCTATATGGCGCTGACCACGCGCACGCCGATCATGGTGCTGGTCGGCCGCATGGATGAGGGCATGAGCCACCTGATCCTGCTCTCGGTGCCGCTGTTCGTGTTTCTCGGTCTCCTGATCGAGATGACCGGCATGGCCCGTGCCATGGTGGCGTTCCTCGCCAGCCTGCTTGGGCATGTCCGCGGCGGCCTGCATTACGTGCTGATCGGCGCCATGTATCTGGTTTCCGGCATTTCCGGCTCCAAGGCCGCCGACATGGCCGCGGTGGCCCCGGTGCTATTCCCGGAAATGAAAGAACGCGGCGCCAAGCCGGGCGATCTCGTCGCCCTGCTCTCGGCCACCGGCGCGCAGACTGAAACCATTCCACCGAGCCTGGTCCTGATCACCATCGGATCGGTCACCGGCGTCTCGATCTCGGCCCTATTCACTGGCGGTCTGCTGCCTGGCGTGGTGCTGGCCATCACCCTCGGCATTCTCGTCTGGTGGCGCTATCGCGGTGAGGATCTCAGCCATGTGAAGCGAGCAAGCGGTGCCGAGATCGGCAAGGCCTTCATCATCTCGGTGCCGGCTATTGCGCTGCCTTTCGTCATCCGCGCTGCCGTTGTCGAGGGCGTGGCGACGGCCACGGAGGTCTCCACCATCGGCATCGTCTATGCCGTGCTGGCGGGCCTGCTGATCTATCGCCAGTTCGACTGGAACCGGCTGAAGCCGATGCTGGTGGACACCGCCTGCCTGTCCGGCGCCATCCTGCTGATCATCGGAACAGCCACCGGCATGGCCTGGGGCCTGACCCAGTCCGGTTTCTCCCGCTCGCTGGCGGCGGCCATGACTGGCCTGCCCGGTGGCGGCGCCACCTTCATCGCGGTCTCCATCGTCGCCTTCATCATCCTCGGCAGCGTGCTCGAGGGCATCCCAGCCATCGTGTTATTCGGGCCCCTGCTATTCCCGATCGCCCGGCTGGTCGGCGTCCATGAGGTCCACTATGCGATGGTCGTCATCCTTGCTATGGGCATCGGCCTGTTCGCGCCGCCCTTCGGCGTCGGCTACTATGCCGCCTGTGCGATCGGACGCGTCGATCCGGCGGAAGGCATCCGGCCAATCCTGGGATACTTGCTGGCGTTGCTGGTCGGCCTGATCATCGTGGCAATCTTCCCGTGGATTTCGATCGGGTTCCTGTAAGGTGACTGTCATTGCGAGGACGTGGCAACGAAGCAAGCAGCCCTCTTTGTTTTGTGCAGCCGGGAATGGCTTCGCTGCGCTCACAATGACGAGAAAATTCCAAACAAATGAAGTAAAATCAGTATGTTATTAATAACATCTAATCTGATTTTGTAATAAAAATCTGCTGCTGAACTGTTATGTGAGATATCTTCAATATCTCGCTGAAATATAGACAAGAGTGCACGATGATATCTGATCAGGGCGTCTATAGCGTCGGTCTCGACCAGAACGCCGCCAACTTCGTCCCGCTGTCACCCCTCAGCTTCCTCCGGCGCAGCGCGGCGGTCTATCCGAATCTGACTAGCGCCGTCTACGAGGGGCGCCGTTTCACCTGGGGCGAGACCTATGAGCGCTGCCGGCGCTTCGCCTCCTACCTCACTGGCCGCGGCATCGGGCGTGGCGATACGGTCGCCGCCATGCTTCCAAACATTCCGGCGATGAACGAGGTCCACTTCGCGGTCCCGATGGCGGGCGCCGTGCTCAATGCCCTCAACATCCGCCTCGACGCCGCGGCGATCGCGTTTCAGCTCGACCATGGCGGCGCGAGGGTGCTGCTGGTGGATCCGGAATTCTCCGTCGTCATCAGCGAGGCGCTCGGCCTCATGAGCGGGCCAAAGCCCCTCATCATCGATGTGGACGACGCCGCCTTCACAGGCGGCAGCCGGATCGGCGAACTCGAATATGAGGAGGCGCTGGCCTCCGGCAGCCCGGACTTCGAGTCGGTCTTCCCGCTCGACGAATGGGACGCCATCGCCCTCGGCTACACCTCGGGCACCACGGGCAATCCCAAAGGCGTCGTCACCCATCACCGCGGCGCCTATCTGAACGCGGTGTCGAACATCCTCGCCGCCGGCCTCGGCCAGCATCCGGTCTATCTGTGGACCCTGCCGATGTTCCACTGCAACGGCTGGTGCTTTCCCTGGACTGTGGCCGCCAGCGCGGGCGTCAATGTCTGCCTGCGCAAGGTGGACCCGACCAAGATCTTCGCGCTGACCAAGGAGCACGGCGTCACGCATATGTCGGGCGCGCCGATCGTCTACAACACGCTGATCAATGCTCCGGATGCGCCGACCTATTCCGGTGGTCCGCTGATCCAGGGCTCCATCGCCGGGGCACCGCCGCCGATGGCGGTGCTCGCGGGCGCCGAGAAGATCGGCATCAAGCTCACGCATGTTTACGGCTTGACCGAAGTCTACGGCCCCGCCTCGGTCTGCGCCGAGCAACCCGGATGGGATGTCCTCCCCGCCGACGAACGCGCCAAGCTCAAGCGCCGCCAGGGCGTGCCATATCACCTGCAGGAAAGCGTCACGGTGATTGATCCCGCGACCATGCAGGAGGTTCCGCGCGATGGCGAGACCATCGGCGAGGTCATGTTCCGCGGCAATATCGTGATGAAGGGCTATCTCAAGAACGAGAAAGCCACGCGGGAGGCCTTTGAAGGCGGCTGGTTTCACACCGGCGATCTCGGCGTGCTCGACGCCGAAGGCTATGTGACCATCAAGGACCGCTCCAAGGACATCATCATCTCCGGCGGCGAGAACATCTCGTCGGTGGAGGTGGAGGACGTGCTGTATACGCATCCCGCGGTGCTATTCGCCTCGGTGGTGGCGAAGCCCGATGCGAAATGGGGCGAAGTCCCGTGCGCCTTCGTGGAGCTGAAGGACAAGGCGCAGGCGACCGAAGCCGAGATCATCGCCCATTGCCGCGCGACGCTGCCGGGTTTCAAGACGCCGAAAGCGGTTGTGTTCGGACCGATCCCGAAAACCTCCACGGGCAAGATCCAGAAATTCATGCTGCGCGACCGGGTGAAATCGACGGGGTCGTTCGAGAGCTGAGTGGGGAGCGCCCGCCCCCTCATCCCAAGGAGCCCCACGCAGCGGGCGTCTAAGGATCGCTGCAGACGCCGAGCCCAAACCAGCTCATGGTTCGGGATACGCGAAGGCGCGCTCCTCGCCGTGAGAAACAGGGAGATGCCCGATCACCGGCCCCATGGATTGAAGGACCTGACGATCGGCCATACTTTCCAGTATCGGAACGGCGAGGTGATCCGCTTCGACACCGGGAGCGCTTCATGACAGAGAACTTCGCCGCCATCGTGCTCGGCGGGACCGGACAAGTCGGCGGCGCCGCCGTCGCCGCCCTGCTCGCGATACCGGACTGCCGCGAAGTGGTGATGATCACCCGCAAACCCATCCCCCCGATGCCACGACTGCGTAACGTGGTTTGCGATACCGGCGCAGCGGATTTTGCCGAACGGGTGGCAACGGTTGCACGCGAGGTGCTGAGCCAGGGGCCAGCGAGCGCGGTGAGTTGTGTGGGTGTCGGTTCGGGGGCGATGCGCTGGAGCGAGGAGGAGCTGAAACGGCTCGAGCTCGGCGTGGTCGGCGCGTTTGCGCGCGGCTGCCATCAGGCGGGAATTGCGCAGTTCTGCCTGCT
Coding sequences within:
- a CDS encoding acyl-CoA synthetase; this encodes MISDQGVYSVGLDQNAANFVPLSPLSFLRRSAAVYPNLTSAVYEGRRFTWGETYERCRRFASYLTGRGIGRGDTVAAMLPNIPAMNEVHFAVPMAGAVLNALNIRLDAAAIAFQLDHGGARVLLVDPEFSVVISEALGLMSGPKPLIIDVDDAAFTGGSRIGELEYEEALASGSPDFESVFPLDEWDAIALGYTSGTTGNPKGVVTHHRGAYLNAVSNILAAGLGQHPVYLWTLPMFHCNGWCFPWTVAASAGVNVCLRKVDPTKIFALTKEHGVTHMSGAPIVYNTLINAPDAPTYSGGPLIQGSIAGAPPPMAVLAGAEKIGIKLTHVYGLTEVYGPASVCAEQPGWDVLPADERAKLKRRQGVPYHLQESVTVIDPATMQEVPRDGETIGEVMFRGNIVMKGYLKNEKATREAFEGGWFHTGDLGVLDAEGYVTIKDRSKDIIISGGENISSVEVEDVLYTHPAVLFASVVAKPDAKWGEVPCAFVELKDKAQATEAEIIAHCRATLPGFKTPKAVVFGPIPKTSTGKIQKFMLRDRVKSTGSFES